Proteins found in one Hippopotamus amphibius kiboko isolate mHipAmp2 chromosome 12, mHipAmp2.hap2, whole genome shotgun sequence genomic segment:
- the LOC130833550 gene encoding uncharacterized protein LOC130833550, translated as MLLFWGSLLCWGLLSQAQGEAQHLVFMRFSKDQLETDIADLLSRYHVLDRVARIPVRGATSEGIAILDHLPFVRKGLSKKSSGLDLSLVGDLLSGQSLPLLGTLLQLGGLVIEDAKGPEVTLQILSDGLLQVTLQSKLYLSLQRILRFKVIKNIRIGVWLEQMGNKTNVAFEECHTPPGYLSIEVLEQMNPLLVNKALGLVTDVLDEALPFLLQKTVCPLATTLLNSLLEDLLHINLSPAISGPEDFQYYVTTTEFTEEAILMKVHLVTPCSPGQIAPRPDHLAPKPLPKLGQGSLADLVFSLETYNNILSCLYTSKEIHVNPQDPMAADLIQLLSLRALEPGLKTSAQPRGSVGLTISTSDPPIVHLDGCTASVIQPGSLVLQRSSNASSVSVSWKLLSKAVFSSKNQELKLQFTPNSITVTLGPYPPGLAKQEEHLEAFLLELLKRRFLPHHNNLLRQQGLPLPNVKGISFDQAQMESSEDYLLLTVPEE; from the exons ATGCTGCTGTTCTGGGGGTCACTGCTATGCTGGGGGCTGCTGTCCCAGGCCCAAGGAGAGGCCCAGCACTTAGTCTTCATGCGCTTCAGCAAGGATCAGCTGGAAACAG ACATTGCAGACCTGCTCTCAAGATACCATGTCCTGGACCGCGTGGCCAGGATCCCTGTGAGGGGGGCCACAAGTGAAGGCATCGCCATCCTGGACCACCTGCCTTTCGTAAGAAAAGGCCTCTCCAAGAAGAGCAGTGGGCTTGATCTCTCGCTAGTCGGGGACCTGCTCTCTGGGCAGAGCCTCCCGCTGCTGGGGACGCTGCTCCAGCTTGGTGG GTTGGTCATAGAAGATGCCAAAGGACCCGAGGTCACCCTCCAAATCCTGAGTGACGGCCTGCTGCAGGTCACATTGCAAAGCAAACTGTACCTCTCTCTCCAAAG GATCCTGAGGTTCAAAGTCATCAAGAACATCCGAATCGGGGTATGGCTGGAGCAGATGGGGAACAAGACCAATGTGGCCTTTGAGGAGTGCCACACCCCACCAGGATACCTGAGCATCGAGGTTCTGGAGCA AATGAACCCCCTCCTGGTGAACAAAGCTCTGGGGTTGGTGACGGATGTCCTGGATGAGGCACTGCCCTTCCTCCTGCAGAAGACA GTGTGCCCCCTGGCTACAACCCTGCTCAACTCGCTGCTAGAAGACCTGTTACACATCAATCTGT CCCCAGCCATCTCAGGCCCggaggacttccagtactatgtcaCCACCACAGAATTCACAGAGGAGGCCATCCTGATGAAAGTCCAT CTTGTGACCCCCTGCAGCCCAGGGCAGATAGCCCCAAGGCCTGACCACCTGGCCCCCAAGCCCCTCCCAAAATTAGGCCAAGGCAGCCTAGCAGACCTGGTCTTTTCACTGGAAACCTACAACAACATCCTGTCCTGCCTCTACACCAGCAAGGAGATCCATGTGAACCCCCAGGACCCCATG GCTGCCGACCTCATTCAGCTATTGTCACTAAGAGCACTGGAGCCCGGACTCAAG ACTTCTGCTCAGCCCAGAGGGAGCGTGGGACTGACCATCAGCACCTCTGACCCTCCCATCGTCCACCTCGATGGCTGCACAGCCTCAGTCATCCAGCCGGGCTCCCTGGTGCTGCAGCGGTCCAGCAACGCCTCCTCCGTCTCCGTTTCCTGG AAACTCCTTTCAAAGGCTGTGTTTTCCTCGAAAAATCAGGAATTAAAACTCCAGTTCACTCCAAACAG CATCACAGTCACCCTGGGCCCTTACCCCCCTGGCCTTGCAAAGCAG GAAGAACATCTGGAAGCCTTTCTCTTAGAGCTTCTGAAGAGGAGGTTTTTGCCCCATCACAACA ACCTGCTCAGACAACAAGGCCTCCCGCTGCCCAATGTCAAGGGCATCTCCTTCGACCAGGCGCAAATGGAGTCCTCTGAG GATTACTTGCTGCTGACTGTTCCGGAGGAATAG